A genomic stretch from Mycobacterium cookii includes:
- the grpE gene encoding nucleotide exchange factor GrpE codes for MTEGNPHEQVTVTDKRRIDPETGEVRHVAGGAAPAGAAPGAFAGETPEEADKAAELLGDLQRVQADFANYRKRALRDQEATAERAKAAVVSQLLGVLDDLERARSHGDLDSGPLKAVADKLVGVLTGLGLTAFAAEGDDFDPALHEAVQHEGDGGEGSRPVIGNVMRQGYKLGDQVLRHALVGVVDTVADDATATDTADKHANEGEQNAESEPSGN; via the coding sequence GTGACCGAAGGCAACCCGCACGAACAGGTAACCGTCACTGACAAACGGCGGATCGATCCCGAGACCGGTGAAGTACGACATGTCGCCGGCGGTGCCGCCCCTGCGGGGGCGGCACCCGGGGCATTCGCAGGCGAAACTCCGGAGGAAGCCGACAAGGCGGCCGAACTGCTCGGCGATTTGCAACGGGTGCAGGCCGACTTTGCCAACTACCGCAAGCGGGCGCTGCGCGACCAGGAGGCCACCGCCGAGCGGGCTAAGGCCGCGGTGGTCAGCCAATTGCTAGGCGTGCTCGACGATCTCGAGCGCGCACGCAGTCACGGCGACCTGGATTCGGGTCCGCTCAAGGCGGTTGCCGACAAGTTGGTCGGCGTGCTGACCGGGCTTGGCTTGACGGCGTTCGCCGCTGAGGGCGACGACTTCGACCCGGCGCTGCACGAGGCCGTACAGCACGAGGGCGACGGCGGCGAAGGCTCCAGGCCGGTGATCGGCAACGTCATGCGGCAGGGCTACAAACTCGGCGACCAGGTGCTCCGGCACGCGCTGGTCGGGGTGGTCGACACGGTGGCGGACGACGCCACGGCAACCGACACGGCCGATAAGCACGCAAACGAGGGTGAGCAGAACGCAGAATCAGAACCGTCGGGGAATTGA
- the dnaJ gene encoding molecular chaperone DnaJ: protein MAQREWVEKDFYKELGVSSDASQDEIKRVARKLLAENHPDRNPDNKGAEDRYKAVSEAKEVLTDPAKRKEYDETRRLFAGGGFGGRRFNGGDFAGGFGGGGDGAEFNLNDLFDAAGRTGGANIGDLFGGLFGGRGASPRPSRPRRGNDLETEAELSFMEATKGVAMPLRLTSPAPCTNCHGSGARPGTSPKVCPTCNGAGVINRNQGAFGFSEPCAECRGSGSIIEHPCDECKGTGVTTRSRTINVRIPPGVEDGQRIRLAGQGEAGLRGAPSGDLYVTVHVRPDKVFSRDGDDLTVTVPVSFTELALGTTLSVPTLDGKVGVRVPKGTADGRILRVRGRGVPKRSGGQGDLLVTVKVAVPPSLEGAAKEALEAYAVAERSSGFDPRAGWAGNR, encoded by the coding sequence ATGGCCCAACGAGAATGGGTTGAAAAGGACTTCTACAAGGAGCTGGGCGTCTCCTCTGACGCCAGCCAGGACGAGATCAAGCGGGTGGCCCGCAAGCTGCTCGCCGAAAACCACCCGGACCGCAACCCGGACAATAAGGGGGCCGAGGATCGCTACAAGGCGGTCTCCGAGGCCAAGGAAGTGCTCACCGATCCGGCCAAGCGCAAGGAGTACGACGAAACCCGTCGGCTCTTCGCGGGGGGCGGATTCGGTGGACGCCGATTCAACGGCGGCGATTTCGCCGGCGGCTTCGGCGGGGGCGGTGACGGGGCCGAGTTCAACCTCAACGATCTGTTCGACGCCGCCGGCCGCACCGGCGGCGCCAACATCGGTGACCTGTTCGGCGGTCTGTTCGGCGGACGTGGCGCGTCGCCGCGTCCCAGCCGCCCACGTCGCGGTAACGACCTGGAGACCGAAGCCGAGCTGAGTTTCATGGAGGCCACCAAAGGCGTGGCCATGCCGCTGCGGCTGACCAGCCCGGCGCCGTGCACCAATTGCCACGGCAGCGGAGCCCGGCCGGGTACCAGCCCGAAGGTCTGCCCGACGTGTAACGGCGCGGGCGTAATCAACCGCAACCAAGGCGCTTTCGGCTTCTCCGAGCCGTGCGCCGAATGCCGGGGGAGCGGCTCGATCATCGAGCACCCGTGCGACGAGTGCAAAGGCACCGGCGTCACTACCCGTAGCCGCACCATCAACGTGCGGATCCCGCCGGGCGTTGAAGACGGCCAGCGCATCCGGCTGGCTGGCCAGGGTGAAGCCGGACTGCGGGGCGCGCCGTCGGGCGACCTCTACGTCACCGTGCATGTGCGGCCGGACAAGGTGTTCAGCCGTGACGGCGACGACCTCACCGTCACCGTGCCGGTCAGCTTCACCGAATTAGCCTTGGGCACAACGCTTTCGGTTCCTACGCTGGATGGCAAAGTCGGTGTGCGGGTGCCCAAGGGCACGGCCGACGGCCGGATCCTGCGGGTCCGTGGCCGCGGAGTCCCCAAGCGCTCCGGCGGTCAGGGCGATCTGCTGGTCACCGTGAAGGTCGCGGTCCCGCCCAGCCTGGAAGGCGCCGCCAAAGAGGCGTTGGAGGCCTACGCGGTCGCCGAGCGGTCCAGTGGCTTCGATCCCCGGGCCGGATGGGCGGGTAATCGCTGA
- a CDS encoding heat shock protein transcriptional repressor HspR: MAKSRKESDARTFLISVAAELAGMHAQTLRTYDRLGLVSPTRSSGGGRRYSQHDVDLLREVQRLSQDEGVNLAGIKRIIELTNQVEALQSRLKEMAAEIETLRANQRRDLAVVPKSTAVVVWKPRR, translated from the coding sequence ATGGCCAAGAGTCGCAAAGAATCCGACGCCAGGACCTTCCTGATCTCGGTGGCCGCCGAGTTGGCCGGCATGCATGCCCAGACGCTGCGCACATATGACCGGCTCGGCCTGGTCAGCCCCACGCGCAGTTCCGGTGGTGGACGCCGTTATTCGCAGCACGACGTGGACCTGCTTCGCGAAGTGCAACGGCTGTCTCAGGATGAGGGCGTCAATCTGGCTGGTATCAAACGGATTATCGAGTTGACCAACCAGGTCGAGGCGCTACAGTCCCGGCTCAAGGAGATGGCCGCCGAGATCGAGACGCTGCGGGCCAACCAGCGGCGTGACCTCGCCGTGGTGCCCAAGAGCACCGCGGTGGTGGTCTGGAAGCCGCGGCGCTGA
- a CDS encoding alpha/beta fold hydrolase, producing MTVVLIHGNPETAAIWGPLIDVLGRDDVVPLSPPGFGSPLPEDFSATYLAYRDWLEAELERFDEPVDAVGHDWGGGHLINVIMHRPELVRSWASDVVGLFDPDYVWHDLAQVWQTPGDGEKLVDAMFGGSLHDRTEQLVARGITRNVAESIAEGQGPQMARAILLLYRSARQPAMAEAGRSLANAHARPGLSLLATEDTFVGSDAIRRRAAERAGARTEVLDGLGHWWMVQDPARAADALTRFWATVN from the coding sequence ATGACGGTCGTACTGATCCACGGAAATCCGGAGACCGCTGCAATCTGGGGTCCGTTGATCGACGTTCTCGGACGCGACGACGTGGTGCCCTTGTCCCCGCCGGGATTCGGCTCGCCACTGCCCGAGGACTTCTCGGCGACCTATCTCGCCTACCGTGACTGGCTCGAAGCTGAGCTGGAGCGCTTCGACGAACCTGTCGACGCCGTCGGTCACGACTGGGGTGGCGGGCATTTGATCAACGTGATCATGCATCGACCCGAGCTTGTGCGCAGTTGGGCCAGCGACGTGGTGGGGCTGTTCGACCCCGACTATGTGTGGCACGACCTCGCCCAGGTCTGGCAGACGCCCGGCGACGGAGAGAAGCTTGTCGACGCCATGTTCGGCGGCAGCCTCCACGATCGGACTGAACAGCTGGTCGCTCGCGGGATCACCCGCAACGTCGCAGAGTCGATCGCGGAAGGTCAGGGTCCGCAGATGGCTCGGGCGATCCTGCTGTTGTACCGCTCGGCCCGCCAACCTGCGATGGCCGAGGCAGGTCGGTCGTTGGCGAACGCCCACGCCAGGCCGGGACTTTCACTTCTTGCCACCGAGGACACGTTCGTCGGCTCCGACGCGATCCGCCGCCGGGCCGCAGAGCGGGCGGGTGCACGCACTGAGGTGCTCGACGGGCTCGGGCATTGGTGGATGGTGCAAGATCCGGCGCGTGCCGCTGACGCGCTCACCCGCTTCTGGGCGACTGTCAATTAG
- a CDS encoding AAA family ATPase translates to MTATPTCTTCGADLQSSAKFCSECGTAVSVASKRAEYKQATVLFADVVQSMNIAVTVGAERLREIMTELVERCAAVVRRYGGTVDKFTGDGIMAVFGAPVALEDHALRACLAALSIHQEVALLAADVARRDAVDLRLRIGINSGEVIAGEIGSGALGYTAIGEQVGMAQRMESVAPPGGVMLSDSTARLVEGAAELGDIEFVRIKGAEQPVRTRRLLRVSEGQRQLGRAESNLVGRRWETAAIESLLERAIDGHGAVVSVAGTPGIGKSRLVRVVAAMAAARGVEVFSAYCESHASDIPFHAVAHLLRAVTGVADLDDAAARAKVRAQAADAEPEDLQLLDDLLGIADPDAALPAIGPDARRRRLTALINTAQLARTRPALFIVEDMHWTDAVSESMLADFVAVVPQTPSLVLLTYRPEYRGVLSQVGGSQTIALAPLNNSETAALVSQLVGPDPSVGALADLIAGRAAGNPFFVEEMVRDLAERGVLRGTHGAYVSTAEVAEVSVPATLQATIAARIDRLAANAKRTLCAAAVIGSRFSPDLLQTVGIDPILDDLVAAQLIDQTRFSGEPEYVFHHPLIRTVAYESQLKSDRAELHRRVASAIESRDPAAADEHAALIAEHLEAAGDLEATYGWHMRAATWATHRDITAARLSWERATQIADALPGGDPNRAAMCIAPRTMLCGIAWRASVDDAGDRFEELRELCAAAGDKSSLAIAMAGLAIDRMFRDRMREASQLASEAMALIESIGDPNLTVGLSPLAIYVKGEGGDWADVLRWSQVVIDLADGDPSKGNFIIGSPLAAVIYARGNARYSVGEPGWRDDLSRGLAMARSADPTAYARATFYVYTPGILNGVLRPDDRAMREIEDALRKAERSGDDLALAQARLALGVALVHRHAPAERDRGREILTEVSDVFLRRKHNLCDLPLLTVCLAREMARRGDHGEAIARMRGAVDHLFRDGRPPIYGVATTGALVQTLLDRGTPDDVDEAKAAIDRLARTPTEGVVVRDIWLLQMQALLARARGDTVAYADLRDRYRDMANSREFEGHIDWAEAMP, encoded by the coding sequence ATGACGGCCACGCCGACGTGCACGACGTGCGGCGCAGACCTGCAGTCGAGCGCGAAGTTCTGCAGCGAGTGCGGCACTGCCGTGTCGGTTGCCTCGAAACGGGCTGAGTACAAACAAGCGACGGTCTTGTTCGCCGACGTCGTGCAATCGATGAACATCGCGGTGACCGTGGGCGCCGAGCGGTTGCGAGAAATCATGACCGAGCTGGTCGAGCGTTGCGCCGCGGTGGTGCGGCGCTATGGCGGCACGGTGGACAAGTTCACCGGTGACGGCATTATGGCGGTCTTCGGGGCGCCGGTCGCGTTGGAGGACCACGCGCTGCGCGCCTGCCTGGCGGCACTGAGCATTCACCAAGAGGTCGCATTGCTGGCGGCCGACGTTGCGCGCCGCGACGCCGTCGACCTGCGGCTGCGAATCGGCATCAACTCCGGCGAGGTGATTGCCGGTGAAATCGGTTCGGGCGCTTTGGGTTACACGGCTATTGGCGAACAAGTCGGCATGGCTCAACGGATGGAGTCGGTCGCGCCTCCGGGTGGGGTGATGCTCAGCGACTCGACCGCGCGGCTGGTCGAGGGCGCGGCGGAACTCGGGGATATCGAATTCGTCCGTATCAAAGGCGCCGAACAACCGGTGCGGACCAGGCGGTTGTTGAGAGTCTCGGAGGGGCAGCGTCAGCTCGGGCGTGCCGAGTCGAATCTGGTCGGTCGGCGCTGGGAAACCGCCGCCATCGAGAGCCTGCTGGAACGCGCTATCGACGGCCACGGGGCGGTGGTCAGCGTGGCGGGTACACCGGGCATCGGCAAGAGCCGTCTGGTGCGTGTGGTTGCAGCAATGGCCGCCGCCCGGGGCGTCGAAGTCTTCAGCGCCTATTGCGAATCGCACGCCAGCGACATCCCCTTCCACGCGGTCGCACATTTGCTGAGAGCGGTCACCGGCGTGGCGGATTTGGACGACGCGGCGGCCCGCGCCAAGGTGCGGGCTCAAGCTGCCGACGCCGAGCCGGAGGACTTGCAACTCCTCGACGATCTGTTGGGCATCGCCGATCCGGATGCCGCGCTACCGGCGATCGGTCCGGACGCGCGGCGGCGTCGGCTGACCGCGCTGATCAACACCGCCCAGCTGGCTCGCACCCGACCGGCGCTGTTCATCGTGGAGGACATGCACTGGACGGATGCGGTCAGTGAGTCGATGCTGGCCGACTTCGTTGCGGTGGTTCCGCAGACGCCGTCGCTGGTTCTGCTCACCTACCGGCCGGAGTACCGGGGTGTGCTGAGTCAGGTGGGCGGTTCTCAGACGATAGCCCTTGCGCCGCTGAATAATTCAGAGACCGCGGCGCTGGTCTCCCAGTTGGTCGGGCCGGACCCCTCAGTCGGCGCGCTGGCCGATCTCATCGCCGGACGGGCCGCCGGGAATCCATTCTTTGTCGAGGAGATGGTGCGTGACCTAGCCGAACGAGGTGTACTGCGCGGTACCCACGGTGCTTATGTGTCGACGGCAGAGGTCGCCGAGGTCAGCGTGCCGGCTACGTTGCAGGCCACCATCGCCGCGCGCATCGACCGCCTAGCCGCGAACGCCAAACGCACGCTGTGCGCAGCGGCGGTGATCGGCTCGCGTTTCAGCCCGGACCTGTTGCAAACCGTGGGGATTGACCCGATCCTGGACGACTTGGTAGCAGCTCAGCTCATCGATCAAACACGGTTCAGCGGCGAGCCAGAATACGTATTCCATCATCCGCTGATCCGCACGGTGGCCTACGAGTCACAACTGAAATCTGATCGTGCCGAGCTACACCGGCGGGTGGCCTCCGCGATCGAATCGCGTGACCCGGCGGCGGCCGACGAACACGCCGCCCTGATAGCCGAGCATTTGGAGGCCGCGGGGGATCTCGAGGCGACCTACGGCTGGCATATGCGGGCCGCCACCTGGGCGACCCACCGTGACATCACGGCGGCGCGCCTGAGTTGGGAACGCGCTACCCAGATCGCCGACGCCCTGCCGGGCGGGGATCCGAATCGGGCAGCCATGTGCATCGCTCCGCGCACCATGTTGTGTGGGATTGCCTGGCGAGCCAGTGTCGACGATGCCGGCGACCGCTTCGAGGAGTTACGCGAGCTGTGTGCCGCCGCCGGTGATAAGTCGTCACTGGCCATTGCCATGGCAGGCTTAGCGATCGATCGCATGTTTCGGGACCGGATGCGCGAGGCATCTCAGCTGGCATCTGAAGCGATGGCCCTGATCGAATCTATCGGCGATCCGAATTTGACCGTCGGGCTGTCACCGCTGGCCATCTACGTCAAGGGTGAAGGCGGCGATTGGGCCGACGTGCTGCGATGGTCGCAAGTCGTCATCGACCTGGCTGACGGCGATCCGTCGAAAGGCAATTTCATCATCGGGTCCCCGTTGGCCGCCGTCATCTATGCGCGGGGTAATGCGCGGTATTCAGTGGGCGAGCCCGGATGGCGCGATGACCTGAGTCGTGGGTTGGCCATGGCCCGCAGTGCCGATCCGACGGCCTACGCCAGAGCCACCTTCTACGTCTACACTCCCGGAATCCTGAATGGCGTGCTGCGACCCGACGATCGCGCGATGCGGGAGATCGAGGACGCCCTGCGGAAAGCTGAAAGGTCCGGTGACGACCTCGCTTTGGCGCAGGCCCGGCTGGCGCTGGGTGTTGCGTTGGTGCATCGTCATGCGCCCGCGGAGCGAGACCGTGGACGCGAGATCCTGACCGAGGTCAGCGATGTGTTCCTACGCCGCAAGCACAACCTCTGCGACTTACCGCTCCTCACCGTGTGTTTGGCGCGTGAGATGGCTCGACGTGGCGATCACGGTGAGGCCATTGCGCGCATGCGCGGCGCCGTCGACCACCTCTTTCGCGACGGACGGCCACCTATATACGGAGTTGCCACCACGGGTGCCTTGGTGCAGACACTGCTGGACCGCGGGACCCCCGATGATGTGGACGAAGCAAAGGCGGCAATCGATCGCCTCGCGCGCACGCCAACCGAAGGCGTTGTGGTGCGCGACATCTGGCTGCTACAGATGCAGGCTCTGCTCGCGCGAGCTCGCGGCGACACGGTGGCCTATGCGGATCTCCGGGACCGCTACCGCGATATGGCGAATTCGCGTGAGTTCGAGGGTCATATCGACTGGGCCGAGGCCATGCCGTGA
- a CDS encoding aldose 1-epimerase → MNIVTLRDPSSPMQAQFVPDAGMIGISLTDTGTELLGQRRGLDAYVANGKTMGIPILYPWANRLGANTYTAEDTTVTLTAGQHGVRADPNGLPIHGVLAAYPNWRVTHESGSELTAEVDFNDEDLLASFPFPHRLAVTVSLFERTLRIRSSVAPTSERAVPLCFGFHPYLQLPGVPRAQWVIETPPLRHLTLDGRGLPTGETTPQPATTEPLGDKAFDDGYDEVADGAVFAVSGGGRRIEVHFEQGYPAAQIFAPPGEDVVCFEPMAAPTDALRRGGYRSAQPGDWGVAEFSIRVS, encoded by the coding sequence GTGAATATCGTCACGCTGCGCGATCCGTCGTCGCCCATGCAAGCCCAGTTCGTGCCGGACGCCGGCATGATCGGCATCTCGCTGACCGACACGGGCACCGAACTGCTCGGCCAGCGGCGCGGATTGGACGCCTACGTCGCCAACGGCAAGACGATGGGCATCCCGATCCTGTATCCGTGGGCAAACCGATTGGGCGCCAACACATATACGGCAGAGGATACGACGGTCACGCTGACGGCCGGTCAGCACGGCGTCCGCGCCGATCCCAACGGCCTGCCGATCCACGGCGTGCTGGCCGCCTATCCGAACTGGCGGGTGACGCATGAATCGGGCAGCGAGCTGACTGCCGAAGTGGACTTCAATGACGAAGACCTGCTGGCCAGCTTTCCGTTTCCGCACCGCCTGGCGGTGACCGTCTCGCTGTTCGAGCGGACGCTGCGGATACGCAGCTCCGTCGCCCCGACCAGTGAACGCGCGGTCCCGCTGTGCTTCGGCTTCCACCCCTACCTTCAGCTGCCCGGCGTCCCGCGCGCGCAATGGGTCATCGAGACGCCACCGCTGCGGCACCTCACGCTCGACGGGCGGGGCCTGCCGACCGGTGAGACGACACCGCAGCCGGCGACCACGGAACCGTTGGGCGACAAGGCCTTTGACGACGGATACGACGAGGTTGCCGACGGCGCGGTGTTCGCGGTGTCCGGCGGTGGCCGCCGGATCGAGGTGCACTTCGAGCAGGGCTACCCCGCGGCGCAGATCTTCGCGCCGCCCGGCGAAGACGTGGTGTGTTTCGAGCCGATGGCCGCGCCGACCGATGCGCTGCGCCGCGGCGGCTACCGGTCAGCGCAGCCCGGCGACTGGGGCGTTGCCGAATTCTCGATCCGGGTCAGCTGA
- a CDS encoding FAD-binding oxidoreductase — MSLNDRDALAVLHAVIDPADGNGLIGRFYARWFSFEASPRDLFPPDMAAQRATFAHALNWVYGELVDQRAEEPVAFLAQLGRDHRKYGVLPEHYDTLRQALYTTLRDEVAEAWTDAVGAAAEQSLNLITGVMRGAAEAELSPAWWDGTVVEHLRVSRDLAVVRLQLDQPMPYHPGQYVNVAVPQCPRRWRYLTPAIPSDDTGAVEFHVRAVSGGLVSNAIVNETQSDDRWRLSNPHGGLHVDRDGGDVLMVAGSTGLAPLRSIIMDLTRWGENPRVHLFFGGRYPCELYDLPTLWQVAANNPWLSVTPVSERNGDPAWAADYPDVTPPRGLHLRQTGKLMDVVTRYGGWGDRQILISGGPEMVRVTKAALMAKGAPPERIQHDPLYR, encoded by the coding sequence GTGAGCCTCAACGACCGGGATGCGCTGGCGGTATTGCACGCCGTCATCGACCCGGCCGACGGCAACGGGCTGATCGGGCGGTTCTACGCGCGGTGGTTCTCCTTCGAGGCGTCGCCGCGTGATCTGTTTCCACCCGACATGGCCGCCCAGCGGGCCACGTTCGCGCACGCGCTGAACTGGGTGTACGGCGAGCTGGTCGACCAGCGCGCCGAGGAGCCGGTGGCTTTTCTGGCCCAGCTGGGACGCGATCACCGTAAATACGGCGTGCTTCCCGAGCACTACGACACCCTGCGTCAGGCGCTGTATACGACCTTGCGCGACGAGGTGGCCGAGGCGTGGACCGACGCCGTGGGCGCCGCCGCCGAGCAGTCGCTGAACCTGATCACCGGGGTGATGCGCGGCGCCGCCGAAGCCGAGCTCAGTCCGGCTTGGTGGGACGGCACGGTCGTCGAACATCTGCGGGTATCCCGCGACCTGGCCGTGGTCCGGCTGCAGCTGGACCAACCGATGCCCTACCACCCCGGCCAGTACGTCAATGTCGCTGTGCCGCAATGCCCGCGGCGATGGCGATACCTGACACCGGCCATCCCGTCGGACGACACCGGTGCCGTCGAATTTCACGTCCGCGCTGTGTCCGGCGGCCTGGTCAGCAATGCCATCGTCAACGAGACGCAGTCCGACGATCGCTGGCGGCTGTCGAACCCGCACGGCGGCTTGCACGTCGACCGCGACGGTGGCGATGTGCTGATGGTGGCCGGCAGCACCGGGCTGGCGCCGCTGCGCTCGATCATCATGGACCTCACCCGGTGGGGCGAGAACCCGCGGGTGCACCTGTTCTTCGGTGGCCGCTACCCCTGTGAGCTCTACGACCTGCCGACGCTGTGGCAGGTCGCCGCGAACAACCCCTGGCTGTCGGTGACTCCGGTCTCCGAGCGCAACGGCGACCCCGCCTGGGCGGCCGACTATCCCGACGTGACGCCGCCGCGAGGACTGCATCTGCGACAGACCGGCAAGCTGATGGACGTGGTCACCCGCTACGGCGGCTGGGGCGACCGGCAGATCCTGATCAGCGGCGGACCGGAGATGGTCCGCGTCACCAAGGCCGCGCTGATGGCCAAAGGTGCGCCGCCGGAGCGCATTCAGCACGACCCGCTGTACCGCTAG
- a CDS encoding GAP family protein, with translation MLLVTGSWVSSLTTLIPLALVIAISPLSVIPAVLVLQTPRPRPTGLAFLGGWLLGLIVLTAIFAASSDALGDLRKSPPTWASWLRIVLGSALIAFGIYRWLTREGHTESPRWMRSFETLTPSRAVLIGLALVVVRVEVLTMCALAGLDIGSVDLGVAAKLLTAAIFIAVAASTVAIPVLAYAAAGHRLDETMARLKAWMEKNNAALLAAILVLIGLMVLHNGVKAL, from the coding sequence ATGCTGCTCGTGACAGGAAGTTGGGTCTCCTCGCTGACCACCCTCATCCCGCTGGCGCTCGTCATCGCGATCTCACCGCTGTCGGTCATTCCGGCGGTGCTGGTGCTGCAGACGCCGCGGCCCCGGCCGACCGGCCTTGCCTTTCTCGGCGGCTGGCTGCTGGGCCTGATCGTGCTGACCGCCATCTTCGCCGCGTCGTCCGATGCGCTTGGCGACCTGCGCAAATCACCACCGACGTGGGCGTCGTGGCTGCGCATCGTCCTCGGCTCGGCGCTCATCGCGTTCGGCATCTACCGCTGGCTGACTCGTGAGGGGCACACCGAATCACCGCGCTGGATGCGGTCTTTCGAGACGTTGACGCCCTCGCGCGCCGTGCTCATCGGGCTGGCACTGGTGGTGGTCAGGGTGGAGGTCCTGACCATGTGCGCCTTGGCCGGTCTCGACATCGGCAGCGTCGACCTCGGCGTGGCAGCCAAACTGCTCACCGCGGCGATCTTCATCGCCGTCGCCGCATCCACCGTCGCGATCCCTGTCCTTGCCTACGCCGCCGCCGGTCACCGCCTCGACGAGACGATGGCACGCCTCAAGGCGTGGATGGAGAAGAACAACGCCGCGCTGCTCGCCGCGATCCTGGTGTTGATCGGCCTGATGGTGCTGCACAACGGCGTCAAGGCGCTCTGA